CGAGGCCCTCAAGAGCGCCGCGTCGTGAGCGCGCCCGTGCCCCTGGAAGGAGACGCCCGATGAGCGACGACAAGGCCACGCCGGAGCGCTTCACGACGCCCGCGATGCTGGCGGTCGAGGCGGAGATCGCCGCGACGCGCCATCAGCTCGCGACGACTGTCGACGAGCTCACGGCCCGCCTCGCCCCCCGCGCCCAGGCGGAGGCCGCCGTGGCCACCGCGCGGCGGCTGGCGTCCGACGCGACGAGCCCGGACGCGGACCCGGAGGACCGCGCGCGCGCCCGGAGGGTGCTGGTCGGCGTCGGGGCGGGGGTCGCGTTCGTCACCGCGATCGTGGTGCTGCGGATCGCCCGGCGCTGACCGCGCGAGCACGCAGCGCGCGCACGCGCTCGCACAGCAGACGCACGAGGGCCCCGGACGCGACCACGCGTCCGGGGCCCTCGTCGTGCAGCGGGTGCTCGACCTGCCGTGTCGCGACGAGGTCAGGAGACCCGCTGCTGCGGGATCCCCTCGAGCAGCGCCTGGACCTCGGACTCGAGGTACCGGCGGTGCCCACCGAGCGTGCGGATCGACGACAGCTTGCCGGCCTTGGCCCAGCGGGTCACGGTCTTCGGGTCGACGCGGAACAGGGTCGCGACCTCGGACGGGGTGAGCAGGTTCTCGGACGTTGCGGGCTTGGCGGTCATGCGGCTGCCTCCTGGCGTACGGGT
The sequence above is a segment of the Cellulomonas palmilytica genome. Coding sequences within it:
- a CDS encoding DUF3618 domain-containing protein; the protein is MSDDKATPERFTTPAMLAVEAEIAATRHQLATTVDELTARLAPRAQAEAAVATARRLASDATSPDADPEDRARARRVLVGVGAGVAFVTAIVVLRIARR
- a CDS encoding BldC family transcriptional regulator; translation: MTAKPATSENLLTPSEVATLFRVDPKTVTRWAKAGKLSSIRTLGGHRRYLESEVQALLEGIPQQRVS